One window of the Bacteroidales bacterium genome contains the following:
- a CDS encoding ferredoxin, with amino-acid sequence MESSDNKKSKISRREFINNSVRFSIVLGIGAIGGGLLTRSHARQMVWQLDTSKCIQCGRCATNCVKTPSAVKCVHVYSMCGYCDLCGGYFRPETKELTTAAENQLCPTSAIRRKFVEDPFFQYDIDEKLCNGCGKCVKGCGAFGNGSLQLQVRHDLCDNCNECAIARDCPAGAFSRVPSDSPYLFSGFDSKKKG; translated from the coding sequence ATGGAAAGTTCTGATAATAAGAAAAGTAAAATAAGCCGTCGAGAATTTATAAATAATAGTGTTCGCTTCTCGATAGTTCTGGGAATTGGTGCTATAGGGGGAGGCCTGTTAACTCGATCGCATGCGCGCCAAATGGTATGGCAGTTAGACACATCAAAATGTATTCAGTGCGGACGATGTGCTACGAATTGTGTTAAAACCCCATCTGCTGTTAAGTGTGTGCATGTATATAGCATGTGTGGTTACTGCGATTTGTGTGGTGGCTATTTTAGACCTGAAACCAAAGAATTAACAACTGCCGCAGAGAATCAACTTTGCCCTACAAGTGCCATAAGACGTAAGTTTGTTGAGGATCCCTTTTTTCAGTATGATATCGATGAGAAACTTTGTAATGGTTGCGGTAAGTGCGTTAAGGGGTGTGGTGCTTTTGGAAATGGTTCGTTACAATTGCAGGTTCGTCATGACCTTTGCGATAATTGCAATGAGTGTGCTATTGCCCGCGATTGCCCTGCAGGGGCTTTCAGTCGGGTACCATCAGATAGTCCCTATTTATTTTCGGGATTTGATAGTAAAAAGAAAGGATAA
- a CDS encoding 4Fe-4S binding protein, with translation MKKTVAYTILALIVSLQLYNSFAVQRFPKPEFESGYIQPPTSTPDPRSEALAILDVVVLIATLSTITWMVLKKRNRNGVFWISIFSIAYFGFFREGCICAVGSVQNVTYALFNPAYSIPITVIAFFAIPIIFTVFFGRTFCAGVCPLGAIQDVFVLRPVTLKSWLLKVLGLIPFIYLGLSILYAATSTDFIICRYDPFVGFFRLNASFTMFMLGGIFLLLGVFIARPYCRFLCPYGVILNLVSRVSKKHLTITPAKCIQCKLCENSCPFGAIDKPVQVKEKEESHRAVRRIMLLTVIIPLLVLIGGYVGSRFHESLARVNHNVQLAQVLLNPDKNQPESFEVTAFKSSGKSTEEFFKETASIVNKFYIGGWILGGFLGLVFGLTLTSLSIFKYQEDYTPNKGTCLSCARCVDFCPVKEDEL, from the coding sequence ATGAAAAAAACGGTAGCATATACAATACTCGCCCTTATAGTATCTCTGCAACTATATAACTCATTTGCTGTTCAGCGATTTCCAAAACCCGAGTTTGAATCGGGATATATACAGCCACCAACATCTACGCCAGATCCTAGGTCGGAAGCATTGGCAATTCTCGATGTTGTTGTGCTTATTGCCACTTTATCGACTATTACATGGATGGTTCTGAAAAAGCGTAATCGCAATGGGGTATTCTGGATTTCGATTTTCTCAATTGCCTACTTTGGATTTTTTCGCGAAGGATGCATATGTGCTGTTGGATCTGTGCAGAATGTAACATATGCTCTATTCAACCCTGCATATAGCATACCAATAACGGTTATCGCTTTTTTTGCTATTCCTATAATTTTCACAGTATTTTTTGGTCGTACATTTTGCGCTGGGGTTTGCCCTTTGGGAGCAATTCAAGATGTTTTTGTACTACGTCCAGTTACACTTAAGTCATGGTTACTGAAAGTACTTGGTTTGATTCCTTTTATCTACTTAGGTCTTTCTATACTCTATGCGGCAACATCAACCGATTTCATTATCTGCCGTTACGACCCATTTGTTGGATTTTTTAGGCTTAACGCCAGTTTTACAATGTTTATGCTTGGCGGAATCTTTCTTTTGCTTGGCGTTTTCATTGCACGACCATATTGTAGATTTCTTTGCCCTTATGGTGTTATTTTAAATCTTGTAAGCAGGGTATCAAAAAAACACTTAACTATAACCCCTGCTAAGTGCATACAATGTAAACTTTGTGAGAATTCATGCCCCTTTGGTGCAATCGATAAACCAGTTCAGGTTAAAGAGAAGGAGGAGAGTCATAGGGCTGTTCGAAGAATTATGCTGCTGACTGTAATTATTCCGTTGTTAGTTCTGATTGGTGGTTATGTTGGTTCACGATTTCATGAGAGTTTGGCTAGGGTTAACCATAATGTTCAACTTGCACAGGTATTGCTGAATCCAGATAAAAATCAACCCGAAAGTTTTGAGGTTACAGCATTTAAATCATCTGGAAAATCTACCGAGGAGTTCTTTAAAGAAACCGCCTCGATAGTGAATAAATTTTATATTGGGGGTTGGATTTTAGGAGGATTTTTAGGATTAGTTTTTGGATTGACTTTAACAAGTCTATCAATTTTTAAATATCAGGAGGATTATACCCCGAATAAGGGTACATGCCTCAGTTGTGCTAGGTGCGTTGATTTCTGTCCTGTAAAAGAAGATGAACTCTAA
- a CDS encoding PQQ-binding-like beta-propeller repeat protein, which translates to MSKLKKIIENVRLWKGVAIVSGVYSFIFCVLIIANFTQINRVDPVNTKVLNTLVERLKENPNDNQLREEIRELDLLARKAYFTNQWQIKNGGYMLMIGVLVLIIALQFIRLATKGLPVVDTENDDKLLYTQNKARKWVSIGGATLVVVALVFAFITQNQLKSTFINAAQASNNEAKSQVSNPPAVQETTETKVVETPQNVTAEVADASKEKKLEVATAKVEKKEQVQQPPVSNQVVTAVNYPSDNELKNNFPNFRGFGGNAIAYQKNIPVSWDGPSGQNILWKVAIPLPGYNSPVIWGDKIFVAGANASKREVYCFDRNSGKLLWTANADNIQGSPVKSPDVQGDTGQSAPTISTDGKRVYVIFANGDIMTVDMNGTRVWAKNLGVPQNHYGHSSSLITYKNLVIVQYDQRTNPRVLALSSTNGDEVWSTPRKVKISWSSPIIVNTGSRTELILVAEPFVTSYDPATGKQLWSMDCISGEVGPSLAYADGVVFALNEYASLTAIKVGDTPQKLWESSDYLSDVPSPVATDKYLFVVTSYGTVVCYDAKTGTSYWTKEFENGFYSSPIIAEGKIYLLDKQGVMHIFNADKTYTSVGEAKLGEKSVCTPAFANGRIYIRGDKNLYCIGK; encoded by the coding sequence ATGAGTAAATTGAAAAAAATTATCGAAAATGTTCGCCTTTGGAAAGGTGTAGCCATTGTTTCCGGAGTGTACTCTTTTATCTTCTGTGTACTAATTATTGCAAATTTTACCCAGATAAACAGGGTTGATCCAGTTAACACTAAAGTTTTAAACACGTTGGTTGAACGGTTGAAAGAGAATCCCAACGATAATCAACTTAGAGAAGAAATACGGGAACTCGACCTACTTGCCCGTAAGGCTTACTTTACCAATCAATGGCAAATAAAAAATGGAGGATATATGCTTATGATAGGAGTTCTTGTACTAATTATTGCTTTACAGTTTATTCGGTTGGCTACAAAGGGTCTACCTGTTGTTGATACTGAAAACGATGATAAATTATTATACACCCAGAATAAGGCTCGGAAGTGGGTTTCAATAGGAGGAGCAACTCTCGTTGTTGTTGCACTCGTATTTGCATTTATCACTCAAAATCAGCTAAAATCTACATTTATTAATGCAGCACAAGCATCTAATAATGAGGCGAAGAGCCAAGTATCAAACCCTCCTGCTGTTCAAGAAACAACTGAGACTAAAGTTGTTGAAACACCCCAAAATGTAACCGCAGAAGTTGCTGATGCTAGCAAGGAAAAGAAATTAGAGGTTGCAACAGCTAAAGTGGAGAAAAAAGAGCAGGTTCAACAACCACCAGTTTCTAATCAAGTAGTTACTGCGGTTAATTATCCATCAGATAATGAGTTAAAGAATAATTTCCCCAATTTTAGAGGATTTGGAGGGAATGCAATTGCATATCAAAAGAATATCCCCGTTAGTTGGGATGGTCCATCGGGACAAAATATTCTTTGGAAAGTAGCAATTCCGTTACCGGGCTATAATTCACCCGTTATTTGGGGCGATAAGATATTTGTTGCTGGTGCGAATGCCTCTAAGCGTGAAGTTTACTGTTTCGATAGGAATTCTGGAAAATTACTTTGGACAGCAAATGCCGATAATATTCAAGGCTCACCAGTAAAATCACCTGATGTACAGGGAGATACAGGTCAGTCAGCACCAACAATTTCTACCGATGGCAAGAGGGTTTACGTGATCTTCGCCAATGGCGATATCATGACAGTAGATATGAATGGCACAAGGGTTTGGGCTAAAAACCTCGGGGTACCGCAGAACCACTATGGCCATTCATCATCCTTAATCACTTATAAAAATCTAGTAATAGTTCAATATGATCAGCGAACAAACCCAAGGGTACTAGCCCTGTCATCAACAAATGGTGATGAAGTTTGGAGCACTCCTCGGAAAGTTAAAATATCTTGGTCGTCACCAATAATTGTGAATACAGGAAGTCGCACTGAGCTAATACTTGTAGCCGAACCATTCGTTACATCTTATGATCCAGCAACAGGCAAACAGTTATGGAGTATGGATTGTATTTCAGGCGAGGTTGGCCCATCACTTGCTTATGCCGATGGTGTTGTGTTTGCGCTAAACGAGTATGCAAGCCTAACAGCAATTAAGGTTGGCGATACTCCACAAAAACTTTGGGAGAGTTCGGATTATCTATCCGATGTTCCTAGCCCTGTTGCAACTGATAAGTACTTGTTTGTAGTTACAAGTTATGGCACAGTTGTTTGCTACGATGCGAAGACAGGAACGAGTTATTGGACAAAGGAGTTTGAAAATGGTTTTTACTCATCAC